In Bacillota bacterium, the genomic stretch CCTCCGGGGCAACCTGTCTTCTTTAGCCTCCATACCTTCCCTCTGGTTGATCACCCGCTCCAAGGTGACGATCCTCTCACCTATCCGCATCAGGTCTGCCTCGGTGTACTCCCTTCCAAGGTCACAGCTGAGAAGCCCTGCTATGTCTCGGGGC encodes the following:
- a CDS encoding aldehyde ferredoxin oxidoreductase C-terminal domain-containing protein codes for the protein PRDIAGLLSCDLGREYTEADLMRIGERIVTLERVINQREGMEAKEDRLPRRFLSEGLPEGPAAGVVVDLESMLRDYYRLRGWTNGGFPDASALQALGID